A single genomic interval of Candidatus Neptunochlamydia vexilliferae harbors:
- a CDS encoding class I SAM-dependent methyltransferase, with amino-acid sequence MTYQLIDSGNEQKLEQFGEYQLIRPCPQALWKPQNPTLWKKADATFERGKGWKGLPKSWTLNYQGLTFKIVPTDFGHVGLFPEHAMHWEWMKKALASSSNVLNLFAYSGAATLFLAKEGHTVCHLDAAKGMIDWAKENAELNNLENAPVRWIVDDAIKFLKREVKRERRYDAVILDPPSFGRGAQGQVFKIERDLLPLLELCKAVLSPNPAFILLTCHTPGLTPQVLRNLAHQAFPKASLEVGEMVLPSEGYPLPSGAFAKIA; translated from the coding sequence ATGACCTACCAGTTGATCGACAGTGGCAACGAGCAAAAGCTCGAGCAGTTTGGGGAGTATCAGCTCATCCGTCCCTGTCCCCAAGCCCTTTGGAAACCCCAAAACCCCACGCTTTGGAAAAAAGCTGACGCCACCTTTGAGCGAGGAAAAGGGTGGAAAGGACTTCCCAAGTCATGGACCTTGAACTACCAAGGCCTCACGTTCAAAATTGTTCCCACCGACTTTGGTCATGTTGGTCTTTTTCCCGAGCATGCGATGCACTGGGAGTGGATGAAAAAGGCCCTTGCTTCAAGCTCTAATGTCCTCAACCTCTTTGCCTACTCGGGCGCTGCCACTCTTTTTCTTGCCAAAGAGGGGCATACCGTTTGCCACCTCGATGCTGCCAAAGGGATGATCGATTGGGCCAAAGAAAATGCCGAGCTCAACAACCTAGAAAACGCTCCGGTCCGGTGGATTGTTGACGATGCAATAAAGTTCTTAAAGCGGGAAGTTAAGCGAGAAAGACGGTATGACGCGGTGATTCTCGACCCTCCCAGCTTTGGGCGGGGAGCGCAGGGGCAGGTCTTTAAGATCGAGCGGGACCTTTTGCCTCTTTTAGAGCTCTGTAAAGCGGTACTCAGCCCCAACCCCGCCTTTATCCTCCTCACCTGCCACACCCCTGGGCTCACCCCTCAGGTTCTTCGCAACCTTGCCCATCAGGCCTTCCCCAAAGCCTCCCTCGAAGTGGGGGAGATGGTCCTCCCTTCAGAGGGGTACCCCCTCCCCTCGGGCGCCTTTGCCAAGATCGCGTAA
- a CDS encoding RNA-binding domain-containing protein: MKEKFFYEERESKALEFKSKLPQFMTLIKTCVAFANGSGGKIIIGVENDSREVIGITDQDRERLFESFPNSLYDSVSPTLLLQVWGKSYNDVSVLVIEIPTSPKKPYFLKSDGMPKGVYIRVGSSTRRATEDYIEELVREGKRLTYDEEIVREPRSILSNDLLEEFYKERVTDRRLMADKVIALSPNRKEKYAPTVAGTLFFSENPQDYVAEATVLCTRFKGDKGREIIQTQELTGPLDQLAVHAYQLASSWMERDYRLQGVKLKGKLPVPKEALREAIINALIHRKYSIPGAVKIAIYDHRCEIFNPGAFPGVVDLDSLGDGTTYLRNPHIAKIARHMGLVEKLGSGIRLIFDSCKRAGLMPPEYAEGGDFVKVTFSFKRAKKAKDSDEEAILRLIEEKGSLSVKDVVEHLRVSRNTATRRLTALIKKGKLFRKGKGPSVRYYP; the protein is encoded by the coding sequence ATGAAGGAAAAGTTTTTTTACGAAGAGAGAGAGTCTAAGGCTTTGGAGTTTAAGTCTAAGCTCCCTCAGTTTATGACGTTAATTAAAACCTGTGTTGCTTTTGCAAATGGGTCAGGGGGAAAGATCATTATTGGGGTAGAGAATGATTCAAGGGAGGTTATAGGAATTACTGATCAGGATAGAGAGCGTCTTTTTGAATCATTTCCAAATAGCCTTTATGACTCTGTGAGTCCGACACTTCTCCTTCAGGTTTGGGGAAAAAGTTATAATGATGTGTCTGTTTTGGTGATTGAGATTCCTACAAGTCCCAAAAAGCCTTACTTTTTAAAGTCCGATGGAATGCCTAAAGGGGTCTACATCAGGGTTGGGTCGAGCACTAGAAGAGCAACTGAAGATTATATCGAAGAGCTCGTTAGAGAAGGAAAAAGGTTGACCTATGACGAGGAAATAGTTCGAGAGCCCCGATCTATTTTATCGAACGATCTTCTTGAAGAGTTTTATAAGGAGCGGGTGACCGATCGAAGATTAATGGCAGATAAGGTTATTGCCCTCTCTCCAAACAGAAAAGAAAAATATGCTCCTACTGTAGCAGGAACACTGTTTTTTTCAGAAAATCCCCAAGACTATGTTGCAGAGGCCACCGTTTTATGTACCCGTTTTAAAGGGGACAAAGGGCGAGAGATCATTCAGACTCAAGAGCTCACCGGTCCTCTGGATCAGCTTGCAGTGCATGCTTACCAACTTGCTTCCTCTTGGATGGAGAGGGACTATCGTTTGCAGGGGGTTAAGCTCAAAGGAAAGCTTCCGGTCCCCAAAGAAGCGCTCCGAGAAGCAATTATTAATGCGCTGATTCACCGGAAGTATTCGATTCCTGGAGCAGTCAAAATTGCGATCTATGACCATCGGTGTGAAATTTTTAACCCTGGAGCTTTTCCCGGTGTGGTTGATCTCGATTCTTTAGGAGATGGAACGACCTATCTAAGGAACCCCCACATCGCAAAAATTGCACGTCATATGGGCCTTGTAGAAAAACTGGGGTCTGGAATTCGTTTAATATTCGATAGCTGCAAACGAGCGGGGCTTATGCCCCCTGAGTACGCAGAAGGGGGGGATTTTGTAAAAGTTACATTCTCTTTTAAGCGAGCTAAGAAAGCCAAAGATTCCGATGAAGAGGCAATTCTTAGGCTCATCGAAGAAAAAGGAAGCTTGTCTGTTAAGGATGTCGTGGAGCACCTCAGAGTTTCAAGAAATACGGCAACACGTAGGCTGACCGCTTTAATTAAAAAGGGAAAGCTATTCCGCAAAGGGAAGGGGCCTTCCGTGCGGTACTACCCTTAG
- a CDS encoding nicotinamide-nucleotide amidohydrolase family protein: MTIEILSIGNEILSGHTINTNAGVVAQALLPEGISVGRVTVLPDDKALLKQGIEEAMERSSFLITTGGLGPTGDDLTLPILESLYGLAKQKIVNPLGTAPGEFFEGKIPLVALPGVPSQMEVMLPEVLKIIQKYITEKHYVSSLYLCLMREMEVEPYLRILEKEHPGVTIGICPGRGVLSLYLHADDPNLFPPVEEKLVKRLYIHLFSRKDKQIAVGLQEWMVANGKTLATGESCTGGHLAANLTIHPGASDYFLGSIVSYSNTLKESALEVQAKTLKEHGAASKEVVIEMAAGVKKLTGADYVMTVSGIAGPTGGTADKPVGTVWAAIATPEKTYTGLIPARKNRKTIIDYSVTYLLANLWRHVAHNIEPFK; the protein is encoded by the coding sequence ATGACAATCGAAATTCTCTCGATCGGTAACGAAATTCTGTCGGGCCATACCATTAATACCAATGCGGGGGTTGTCGCTCAGGCGCTTCTTCCTGAGGGGATTTCTGTTGGGCGCGTCACCGTCCTCCCTGACGACAAGGCTCTCTTAAAGCAAGGGATCGAAGAAGCGATGGAACGCTCCTCTTTTCTTATTACAACGGGAGGGCTTGGTCCCACCGGCGACGACCTCACCCTTCCAATCCTCGAATCCCTCTATGGTCTTGCAAAACAAAAGATCGTCAACCCGCTTGGGACAGCTCCTGGCGAATTCTTTGAAGGAAAGATTCCTCTCGTTGCCCTCCCAGGGGTTCCTTCCCAAATGGAGGTGATGCTTCCCGAGGTTTTGAAGATCATTCAGAAATACATTACCGAAAAACACTATGTCTCCTCCCTTTATCTTTGCTTGATGCGAGAGATGGAGGTCGAGCCCTACCTTCGCATCCTAGAAAAAGAGCACCCCGGTGTCACTATTGGGATCTGCCCTGGAAGAGGGGTTCTTTCTCTCTACCTCCATGCGGATGACCCCAACCTCTTCCCTCCCGTTGAAGAGAAGCTTGTAAAGCGGCTTTACATTCACCTTTTTTCCCGCAAAGACAAGCAGATTGCCGTGGGTTTACAAGAGTGGATGGTGGCAAATGGAAAAACTTTAGCAACAGGGGAGTCGTGTACTGGGGGGCACCTTGCTGCCAACCTAACGATCCACCCCGGCGCTTCCGATTACTTTTTAGGAAGTATCGTTTCCTACTCAAACACCCTTAAAGAATCAGCTTTGGAGGTTCAAGCAAAGACCCTTAAGGAGCATGGCGCCGCCAGCAAAGAAGTAGTCATCGAAATGGCAGCAGGAGTAAAAAAGCTCACCGGCGCTGATTATGTTATGACTGTTTCAGGGATTGCAGGGCCGACAGGGGGAACGGCAGATAAGCCTGTTGGAACGGTTTGGGCAGCGATCGCCACTCCCGAAAAAACCTATACCGGCCTCATTCCCGCCCGTAAAAATAGAAAAACGATCATCGACTATTCAGTGACCTATCTCTTAGCAAATCTTTGGCGCCACGTCGCCCATAACATCGAGCCATTTAAATGA